CTCGACCACCACTATGGCATCGTCCACCACTATCGCAATGGCTAGTACCAGAGCGCTCAAGGTAAGAAGGTTAATACTGAAGCCAAACAGCTTAAGCAGCAGGAAGGTACCCACAAGCGCCACCGGGATGGCAATTGCCGGAATCAGCGTAGAACGGAAGTCCTGCAGGAATATATATACAACGAGTACTACCAAGATAAATGCTTCCAACAAAGTCTTCAGCACTTCGTAGATGGAGGCATACAAGAAGTCATTGGTATTCATCAATACATTGTATTTTACACCGGCCGGCAGCGAGCCTTCTGTTTCACTCAGGAACGATGAAATGTTATTGATGATTTCGGTAGCATTTGACCCCGGAGTCTGGAATATAATGCAGGATACACCATTACGTCCGTTAGTGAAACTTTTAACGCTATTTGACTGTGCACCCAGCTCAATCCGGGCCACATCCTTCAGTCTTAAGACATTTCCATCTGGAGTGGCACGAACCACAATGTTTTCAAATTCTTCAGTTTTCTGCAAGCGTCCTTTTGATTTCAGAATGTATTGGAACGATTGTCCTCCATCTTCCCCGAACTGTCCAGGTGCCGATTCGATATTCTGTTCAGCTAGTGCAGCCGAAATGTCTCCCGGCATCAGTTTATATTGAGCCATCACCTCCGGCTTCAGCCAGATACGCATGGAATATTCGCGGGCACCCATAACCATGGCGTCGCCCACACCGGGTATACGCATGATTTGTGGCAGAACATTGATCTTGGCATAATTCTGAAGGAATGTCTGATCGTACTTGTCGTCTTCGCTGTATACAGAGAATACCATCAGCATACTGGTTTGTCGCTTACTGGTAATAACCCCTACTTTGGTAACTTCGGCAGGCAGCAACCCCTGAGCTTTAGCAACACGATTTTGTACGTTTACTGCTGCCATGTCGGGATTAGTGCCTTGTTTAAAGTATACATTGATTGTAGCCATACCGTTATTAGCGGCTGTAGATGTCATATAGAGCATGTTTTCCACTCCGTTGATAGCTTCTTCGAGCGGAGCGATAACACTATTCATTACAGTTTGTGCATTTGCTCCGGTATAGGTGGTACTTACCTGAATCGTTGGGGGAGCAATATTTGGATATTGTTCAACAGGCAACGATACAAGCCCTAGTATCCCCAATACAACGATAAATATTGAGATGACCGTTGAGAGTACCGGTCGGTTAATAAATTTATCTAATTTCATATTTTGTCAATTTTTAAACAGATCAGGTTACTTTGAAGTTTCTTTAGCGGCCTTTTCCTCCATAGCTTTTTTGGCTGCAGCTTTTTCAGGAGTAATTTCCTTTATTTGCATGCCATCTTTCAAAGTTCCTGCGCCTTCAACAACAATCTTATCGCCAGCTTTCAGCCCCGAAGTAACAACATAGTTTTGTCCATCGTCTAGTAGGAATGTTTCGATAAGTGTACTTTTAACGGTAGATTTGTTGTCAACTACATATACATATTTCTTATCTTGTATTTCATATGTTGCTTTTTGTGGAACAACGATGCAATTATCCATCTTATATGGAATCAGGACAGAACCTGACCCTCCACTGCGCAATGTGTGATTTTTATTTGGAAATTTTGCCCTGAGACTTACAGAACCTGTACTTTGGTCTATAACTCCGCTCATAGTAGCAACCTTTCCTGTTTCGCCATAAATTGATCCATCTATCATTTTTAATTCCACTGCAGGCATCTTATCCAAGATATCCTTTGCGGAATTTCCTTGTGCGGTAAGAGTTAACAGTTGTCTTTCAGTCATGGAAAAATAGGCATACATCTCTGAAATATCAGAAACTGTTGTCAGTGGGGTTGGAGTACTTGGGCTAACAAGGCTTCCTACACGATAAGGAATAGTTCCCACCACGCCGTTTGACGGACTTGTTACCTTAGTGTATGAGAGATTCTTTTTGGCACTGATAAGTTGTGCCTTTGCCTGAGCAAGAAGGGCTTTACTTGATGCGAGTGCATTTTCGGCTGTTTGCAACTCGTAAGCACCGATGATATTATTTTTTGCAAGTTCACGTTTATTCTCGGCGGTAAGCTGAGCTGTTGCCACATTTGATGTTGCCACATTAACTGCGGCCTGAGCGGCATTGACAGCTTCCTGATACTGTACCGGATCAATAATGAATAAAGTTTGTCCTTTTCGTACAGTTGAACCTTCATCTATGCATAGACGTGTAATAATTCCTGATATCTG
The Bacteroides sedimenti genome window above contains:
- a CDS encoding efflux RND transporter periplasmic adaptor subunit, with protein sequence MFKKKGRLFTAPLALCGALLMCFSLSSCKKGNKQAKEMNLEYPVTVLSPTNVELKSSYPAVIKGKQDIEIRPQISGIITRLCIDEGSTVRKGQTLFIIDPVQYQEAVNAAQAAVNVATSNVATAQLTAENKRELAKNNIIGAYELQTAENALASSKALLAQAKAQLISAKKNLSYTKVTSPSNGVVGTIPYRVGSLVSPSTPTPLTTVSDISEMYAYFSMTERQLLTLTAQGNSAKDILDKMPAVELKMIDGSIYGETGKVATMSGVIDQSTGSVSLRAKFPNKNHTLRSGGSGSVLIPYKMDNCIVVPQKATYEIQDKKYVYVVDNKSTVKSTLIETFLLDDGQNYVVTSGLKAGDKIVVEGAGTLKDGMQIKEITPEKAAAKKAMEEKAAKETSK